From a region of the Takifugu flavidus isolate HTHZ2018 chromosome 18, ASM371156v2, whole genome shotgun sequence genome:
- the LOC130514465 gene encoding uncharacterized protein LOC130514465 isoform X1, producing the protein MSDEVHFLHTASTREKVSIALERSGHFGLTLGMIVHFKELTGIDIKETLTHNLDLKGKRLLNYLTTVCVHKSKRFHQTYARLQRMRGQQSGCSEEVKEMLLLLLSYFDEKEESMFFHVDDTCLAEEVELGQVPLTPTIIVCGQSCYSSTRYMLSLDRNLVNTNISSFISALWLMFGSYYCFNIHYPSELASTLEFLQRCFSLINPEKGTKVENKNSKRRLNVNP; encoded by the exons ATGTCTGATGAAGTCCACTTTTTACACACAGCGTCAACCAGGGAAAAAGTATCAATTGCCTTAGAGAGGAGTGGCCATTTTGGTTTGACGCTTGGCATGATAGTCCACTTCAAAGAACTTACTGGTATTGACATCAAAGAGACATTGACACATAATttggatttgaaggggaaaaggcttctcaactacttgaccacagtttgtgtccacaagagcaagagattccatcagacttatgcaaggcttcagaggatgcggggacagcagagtggctgctcagaagaggtgaaggagatgctgctgcttctgctcagctactttgacgagaaggaggagtccatgttcttccatgtagatgatacatgtctggcagaagaggttgagctagggcaggtgcctctgacacccactattattgtctgtg gccagtcctgctattcctcaacaaggtacatgctgagtctggatcggaaccttgtcaacacaaacatctcttccttcatttctgcattgtggctaatgtttgggagctactactgtttcaacatccattatccatctgagctggcttctacactggagtttcttcaaag gtgtttttccttgataaacccagaaaaaggaaccaaagtagagaataaaaactcaaagcgtcgtctcaacgtgaacccttga
- the LOC130514465 gene encoding uncharacterized protein LOC130514465 isoform X2: MSDEVHFLHTASTREKVSIALERSGHFGLTLGMIVHFKELTGIDIKETLTHNLDLKGKRLLNYLTTVCVHKSKRFHQTYARLQRMRGQQSGCSEEVKEMLLLLLSYFDEKEESMFFHVDDTCLAEEVELGQVPLTPTIIVCQSCYSSTRYMLSLDRNLVNTNISSFISALWLMFGSYYCFNIHYPSELASTLEFLQRCFSLINPEKGTKVENKNSKRRLNVNP, encoded by the exons ATGTCTGATGAAGTCCACTTTTTACACACAGCGTCAACCAGGGAAAAAGTATCAATTGCCTTAGAGAGGAGTGGCCATTTTGGTTTGACGCTTGGCATGATAGTCCACTTCAAAGAACTTACTGGTATTGACATCAAAGAGACATTGACACATAATttggatttgaaggggaaaaggcttctcaactacttgaccacagtttgtgtccacaagagcaagagattccatcagacttatgcaaggcttcagaggatgcggggacagcagagtggctgctcagaagaggtgaaggagatgctgctgcttctgctcagctactttgacgagaaggaggagtccatgttcttccatgtagatgatacatgtctggcagaagaggttgagctagggcaggtgcctctgacacccactattattgtct gccagtcctgctattcctcaacaaggtacatgctgagtctggatcggaaccttgtcaacacaaacatctcttccttcatttctgcattgtggctaatgtttgggagctactactgtttcaacatccattatccatctgagctggcttctacactggagtttcttcaaag gtgtttttccttgataaacccagaaaaaggaaccaaagtagagaataaaaactcaaagcgtcgtctcaacgtgaacccttga
- the LOC130514465 gene encoding uncharacterized protein LOC130514465 isoform X3 codes for MSDEVHFLHTASTREKVSIALERSGHFGLTLGMIVHFKELTGIDIKETLTHNLDLKGKRLLNYLTTVCVHKSKRFHQTYARLQRMRGQQSGCSEEVKEMLLLLLSYFDEKEESMFFHVDDTCLAEEVELGQVPLTPTIIVCGQSCYSSTRYMLSLDRNLVNTNISSFISALWLMFGSYYCFNIHYPSELASTLEFLQRKRNQSRE; via the exons ATGTCTGATGAAGTCCACTTTTTACACACAGCGTCAACCAGGGAAAAAGTATCAATTGCCTTAGAGAGGAGTGGCCATTTTGGTTTGACGCTTGGCATGATAGTCCACTTCAAAGAACTTACTGGTATTGACATCAAAGAGACATTGACACATAATttggatttgaaggggaaaaggcttctcaactacttgaccacagtttgtgtccacaagagcaagagattccatcagacttatgcaaggcttcagaggatgcggggacagcagagtggctgctcagaagaggtgaaggagatgctgctgcttctgctcagctactttgacgagaaggaggagtccatgttcttccatgtagatgatacatgtctggcagaagaggttgagctagggcaggtgcctctgacacccactattattgtctgtg gccagtcctgctattcctcaacaaggtacatgctgagtctggatcggaaccttgtcaacacaaacatctcttccttcatttctgcattgtggctaatgtttgggagctactactgtttcaacatccattatccatctgagctggcttctacactggagtttcttcaaag aaaaaggaaccaaagtagagaataa
- the LOC130514466 gene encoding C-reactive protein-like has translation MRPVVFLLVAVLSTTLAEGGGVKSLVFPSESSNSYVEMIPQSPLRLEAFTLCMRVATELQGKREIILFAYRTQDYDELNVWRELDGRLSFYLRGGGVLFQVPQLGSLQSHLCFTWDSSTGAANVFMDGKKSLTKIYKKGHTIQPGGRVILGQDPDNYLGGFDAKQSLVGEIYDVNMWDSVLPGNVIEDLFTGIRAPRGNVFDWESTQLKINGNVHVVTDEL, from the exons ATGAGGCCTGTGGTGTTCCTTCTTGTTGCCGTCCTCTCCACAACGTTGGCAG AGGGTGGCGGTGTTAAAAGCTTGGTGTTCCCCTCCGAGTCCAGCAACAGCTATGTGGAGATGATTCCGCAATCCCCCCTCAGACTGGAGGCGTTCACTCTGTGCATGCGAGTGGCCACTGAGCTCCAAGGCAAGCGTGAAATCATCTTGTTCGCGTACCGCACTCAAGACTACGATGAGCTGAATGTGTGGCGTGAGTTGGATGGCAG ATTGTCTTTCTActtgagaggaggaggagtgctcTTCCAAGTTCCTCAGCTTGGCTCCTTGCAGAGccacctgtgtttcacctggGATTCCAGCACGGGAGCAGCAAATGTCTTCATGGATGGGAAGAAAAGCTTGACCAAAATTTACAAGAAGGGTCACACCATCCAGCCAGGGGGCAGAGTGATCCTTGGACAAGATCCAGACAATTACTTGGGTGGCTTTGATGCCAAACAGAGCCTGGTTGGTGAGATCTATGACGTTAATATGTGGGACTCGGTACTCCCAGGGAACGTCATCGAGGACTTGTTCACTGGGATAAGAGCTCCAAGAGGGAATGTTTTTGACTGGGAGAGCACACAGCTGAAGATTAATGGCAACGTGCATGTTGTTACTGATGAGCTGTAA
- the LOC130514467 gene encoding C-reactive protein-like, which translates to MRPVVFLLVAVLSTTLAEGGGVKSLVFPSESSNSYVEMIPQSPLRLKAFTLCMRVATELQGEREIILFAYRTQDYDELNVWRELDGRISFYLSGEGVFFQVPQLGSLQSHLCFTWDSSTGAANVFMDGKKSLTKIYKKGHTIQPGGRVILGQDPDNYFGDFDAKQSLVGEIYDVNMWDSVLPGGIIQDLFTGIRAPRGNVFDWESTQLKINGNVHVVTHEL; encoded by the exons ATGAGGCCTGTGGTGTTCCTTCTTGTTGCCGTCCTCTCCACAACGTTGGCAG AGGGTGGCGGGGTTAAAAGCTTGGTGTTCCCCTCTGAGTCCAGCAACAGCTATGTGGAGATGATTCCGCAATCCCCCCTCAGACTGAAGGCGTTCACTCTGTGCATGCGAGTGGCCACTGAGCTCCAAGGCGAGCGTGAAATCATCTTGTTCGCGTACCGCACTCAAGACTACGATGAGCTGAATGTGTGGCGCGAGTTGGATGGCAG AATATCCTTCTACTTGAGTGGAGAAGGAGTGTTCTTCCAAGTTCCTCAGCTTGGCTCCTTGCAGAGccacctgtgtttcacctggGATTCCAGCACGGGAGCAGCAAATGTCTTCATGGATGGGAAGAAAAGCTTGACCAAAATTTACAAGAAGGGTCACACCATCCAGCCAGGGGGCAGAGTGATCCTTGGACAAGATCCAGACAATTACTTTGGTGACTTTGATGCCAAACAGAGCCTGGTTGGTGAGATCTATGACGTTAATATGTGGGACTCGGTACTCCCAGGGGGCATCATCCAGGACTTGTTCACTGGGATAAGAGCTCCAAGAGGGAATGTTTTTGACTGGGAGAGCACACAGCTGAAGATTAATGGCAACGTGCATGTTGTTACTCATGAGCTGTAA
- the tsen54 gene encoding tRNA-splicing endonuclease subunit Sen54, protein MSDQNTKDVEEKLYSEILSPCELFAARSRSHKIPIRGQKDFFPNDSEQQKQRLEQSLKEHWSLLAEERVERLRNLAKANWIPSEQIVELQTPAGKFWQTMGFSSEGKQRLLPEEALYLMECGNLQVFYQDLPFSIQDGYESFLSPSTVSLQQYQVFAHLKRLGYVVHRFDPSLVPSSYTRQLNLPLSRDRAGRQLKRKRSASPPATSSQAEEQSQSTGDRMQEDKTHLAAPAGSSGTARRTWWDTDDHMERTKRQPDSAPPHWRFSSIHFPDLGSTETPLLTSPDPSLLPGPFPVGGCDIAPWRQKINLRKVKMSAKDQERDEDKHRHQRDINKDREVQQCRNWAEYRELLVRRGRRPTRRHECLWNREVTPLHDPRHPIPTAELLEKIRVTQSTHLLEGASSIKGSDEWRICFNVYQPDLVAGFKKSNPGKPYTRMCVCSFDGPVPDLRAIKLLTFQSGDVPVVIAVVDQGDISFYTFKDFQLPVDVYP, encoded by the exons ATGTCGGACCAAAACACGAAGGACGTGGAAGAAAAGCTTTATAGTGAAATTTTAAg TCCCTGTGAGCTGTTTGCAGCCCGGTCCAGGAGTCACAAAATCCCAATCAGAGGCCAGAAAGATTTCTTCCCCAACGActcagagcagcaaaaacagcgaCTTGAGCAGAGTCTTAAGGAGCACTGGAGCCTTTTAGCAGAGGAGCGAGTGGAGAGACT AAGAAACCTTGCCAAGGCCAACTGGATCCCAAGTGAGCAGATTGTAGAGCTTCAGACTCCAGCT GGCAAGTTTTGGCAGACAATGGGCTTCTCTTCTGAAGGCAAACAGCGTCTCCTCCCTGAAGAAGCTCTCTACCTgatggagtgt GGAAACCTGCAGGTGTTTTACCAGGACCTGCCGTTCTCCATCCAGGACGGGTATGAGAGCTTTCTGTCCCCGAGCACAGTGAGCCTCCAGCAGtatcag GTTTTTGCGCATCTGAAGCGGCTCGGCTATGTGGTGCACAGATTTGATCCCAG TTTGGTGCCGTCGTCCTACACGAGACAACTGAACCTGCCTCTGTCACGAGACAGAGCGGGGAGGCAGCTGAAGCGGAAGCGCAGCGCCAGCCCACCCGCTACGTCCAG TCAAGCTGAAGAACAGAGCCAATCCACAGGTGACAGAATGCAGGAGGATAAAACACACCTGGCTGCACCTGCAGGGTCCTCCGGAACTGCCCGCAGAACCTGGTGGGACACAGACGACCACATGGAACGAACCAAGCGCCAGCCTGATTCTGCTCCCCCTCACTGGCGTTTCAGCTCCATCCACTTTCCTGACCTGGGCTCCACAGAGACCCCTCTCTTGACCTCACCAGATCCCTCTTTGCTTCCCGGGCCTTTTCCTGTAGGGGGCTGTGATATCGCCCCctggagacagaaaataaaCCTGCGCAAGGTGAAGATGTCTGCGAAGGATCAGGAGAGGGACGAGGACAAGCACAGGCACCAGAGGGACATCAACAAGGACAGAGAG GTCCAGCAGTGCAGAAACTGGGCAGAATATCGAGAGCTgctggtgaggagggggagaaggccAACACGTCGACACGAGTGCCTTTGGAACAGGGAGGTCACACCCTTACATGACCCACGGCATCCGATCCCCACGG CGGAGCTGTTGGAAAAGATCCGTGTGACCCAGTCTACACATTTGCTGGAGGGGGCGTCCAG CATAAAGGGTTCGGACGAGTGGAGGATCTGTTTCAATGTTTACCAGCCTGACTTGGTGGCAGGCTTTAAGAAGAGCAACCCGGGGAAACCGTACacccgcatgtgtgtgtgcag TTTCGACGGTCCCGTTCCCGACCTGCGGGCTATCAAGCTGCTGACCTTCCAGAGCGGAGACGTCCCCGTGGTCATTGCGGTCGTGGACCAAGGAGACATCTCCTTCTACACCTTTAAAGACTTCCAGCTGCCAGTTGACGTGTACCCATAA
- the LOC130514464 gene encoding 5-hydroxytryptamine receptor 3A-like isoform X2 → MVALRVLALLALIAVCNGETTDCSYVALMKHLNLTSSSELPVMRPVKHWTTPTIVLIDMLLDGILEVDEKFQTVMSHISVYMKWKNEFLAWNSSVFCGMELLPVSLSLLWVPDIVIREDVSDTSSNYMSPLATLSSNGWVHSSLRHVLTSTCKLDLKLFPFDMQICNLSFGSMSFPDDIISMRARTNDSTLFRLSEQTIVTHGEWALKNIDITLINETKVGFSQSALVYTITILRKPLLYVVNFIVPLFYLLILDLASFFISEARGEKLGFKITILLSISVLLLILKDILPSTEDNLPMIANFCVGIFALVGISVLEAMVVTFLSDLDGYCDQNSRRFADSSVEIELNDGSHIENDINAEVNKKGSHHQEWPSVSKLLNQILQEVKSARQEVNRGAQTGPGFYKRVAHIFDCVFFTFYLMTVVVFLSYMYITWINVYK, encoded by the exons ATGGTGGCCCTGAGGGTTCTGGCCCTTCTGGCTCTGATTG CCGTTTGCAACGGCGAGACGACCGACTGCTCCTATGTGGCTCTTATGAAGCATTTAAACTTAACATCCAGCAGTGAGCTGCCAGTCATGAGACCTGTGAAACACTGGACGACCCCCACCATCGTTCTCATCGACATGTTACTGGATGGCATTTTAGAAGTG GACGAGAAGTTTCAAACCGTCATGAGTCACATTTCTGTTTACATG AAGTGGAAAAATGAATTCCTTGCTTGGAATTCCTCTGTCTTCTGTGGAATGGAACTGCTGCCCGTTTCGTTGTCGCTGCTCTGGGTACCAGATATCGTCATCAGAGAGGA TGTCTCGGATACTTCCAGCAACTATATGAGCCCTCTCGCCACCTTGTCATCCAACGGTTGGGTTCACTCGAGTTTGCGCCACGTGCTGACCTCCACCTGCAAGCTAGACCTCAAGTTGTTCCCGTTTGATATGCAAATATGTAACTTATCATTTGGATCCATGTCCTTCCCTG ATGACATCATAAGTATGCGGGCGCGCACTAATGATTCGACGCTTTTTCGCCTCTCTGAGCAGACCATAGTGACACATGGAGAATGGGCTCTCAAAAATATTGATATTACCCTTATAAATGAGACCAAAGTCGGTTTTTCTCAAAGCGCGCTGGTTTACACG ATCACAATCCTCAGGAAACCTCTTCTTTACGTGGTCAATTTCATCGTACCCCTCTTCTACCTGCTGATCCTGGACTTGGCCTCCTTCTTCATCAGCGAGGCCCGAGGTGAAAAGCTAGGCTTTAAGATCACCATACTGTTGTCCATCTCTGTCTTACTGTTGATCCTGAAGGACATCCTTCCGTCCACGGAAGATAACCTGCCGATGATCG CCAACTTCTGCGTGGGCATCTTCGCCCTGGTGGGCATAAGTGTCTTGGAGGCCATGGTGGTGACCTTCTTATCTGACCTTGACGGTTATTGTGATCAGAACTCTCGAAGATTTGCAGACAGCTCCGTGGAGATTGAACTGAATGATGGCAGTCACATTG AGAACGATATTAATGCTGAGGTAAATAAGAAGGGCTCCCACCATCAGGAATGGCCCAGTGTGAGCAAGCTGCTGAATCAAATCCTGCAGGAAGTGAAGTCGGCACGACAGGAAGTCAACAGAGGAGCTCAGACGGGGCCCGGCTTCTACAAAAGAGTGGCTCACATCTTCGACTGTGTCTTCTTCACCTTCTATTTAATGACTGTTGTGGTTTTTCTGTCATACATGTATATAACATGGATTAATGTTTATAAATAA
- the LOC130514464 gene encoding 5-hydroxytryptamine receptor 3A-like isoform X1, translating into MVALRVLALLALIAAVCNGETTDCSYVALMKHLNLTSSSELPVMRPVKHWTTPTIVLIDMLLDGILEVDEKFQTVMSHISVYMKWKNEFLAWNSSVFCGMELLPVSLSLLWVPDIVIREDVSDTSSNYMSPLATLSSNGWVHSSLRHVLTSTCKLDLKLFPFDMQICNLSFGSMSFPDDIISMRARTNDSTLFRLSEQTIVTHGEWALKNIDITLINETKVGFSQSALVYTITILRKPLLYVVNFIVPLFYLLILDLASFFISEARGEKLGFKITILLSISVLLLILKDILPSTEDNLPMIANFCVGIFALVGISVLEAMVVTFLSDLDGYCDQNSRRFADSSVEIELNDGSHIENDINAEVNKKGSHHQEWPSVSKLLNQILQEVKSARQEVNRGAQTGPGFYKRVAHIFDCVFFTFYLMTVVVFLSYMYITWINVYK; encoded by the exons ATGGTGGCCCTGAGGGTTCTGGCCCTTCTGGCTCTGATTG CAGCCGTTTGCAACGGCGAGACGACCGACTGCTCCTATGTGGCTCTTATGAAGCATTTAAACTTAACATCCAGCAGTGAGCTGCCAGTCATGAGACCTGTGAAACACTGGACGACCCCCACCATCGTTCTCATCGACATGTTACTGGATGGCATTTTAGAAGTG GACGAGAAGTTTCAAACCGTCATGAGTCACATTTCTGTTTACATG AAGTGGAAAAATGAATTCCTTGCTTGGAATTCCTCTGTCTTCTGTGGAATGGAACTGCTGCCCGTTTCGTTGTCGCTGCTCTGGGTACCAGATATCGTCATCAGAGAGGA TGTCTCGGATACTTCCAGCAACTATATGAGCCCTCTCGCCACCTTGTCATCCAACGGTTGGGTTCACTCGAGTTTGCGCCACGTGCTGACCTCCACCTGCAAGCTAGACCTCAAGTTGTTCCCGTTTGATATGCAAATATGTAACTTATCATTTGGATCCATGTCCTTCCCTG ATGACATCATAAGTATGCGGGCGCGCACTAATGATTCGACGCTTTTTCGCCTCTCTGAGCAGACCATAGTGACACATGGAGAATGGGCTCTCAAAAATATTGATATTACCCTTATAAATGAGACCAAAGTCGGTTTTTCTCAAAGCGCGCTGGTTTACACG ATCACAATCCTCAGGAAACCTCTTCTTTACGTGGTCAATTTCATCGTACCCCTCTTCTACCTGCTGATCCTGGACTTGGCCTCCTTCTTCATCAGCGAGGCCCGAGGTGAAAAGCTAGGCTTTAAGATCACCATACTGTTGTCCATCTCTGTCTTACTGTTGATCCTGAAGGACATCCTTCCGTCCACGGAAGATAACCTGCCGATGATCG CCAACTTCTGCGTGGGCATCTTCGCCCTGGTGGGCATAAGTGTCTTGGAGGCCATGGTGGTGACCTTCTTATCTGACCTTGACGGTTATTGTGATCAGAACTCTCGAAGATTTGCAGACAGCTCCGTGGAGATTGAACTGAATGATGGCAGTCACATTG AGAACGATATTAATGCTGAGGTAAATAAGAAGGGCTCCCACCATCAGGAATGGCCCAGTGTGAGCAAGCTGCTGAATCAAATCCTGCAGGAAGTGAAGTCGGCACGACAGGAAGTCAACAGAGGAGCTCAGACGGGGCCCGGCTTCTACAAAAGAGTGGCTCACATCTTCGACTGTGTCTTCTTCACCTTCTATTTAATGACTGTTGTGGTTTTTCTGTCATACATGTATATAACATGGATTAATGTTTATAAATAA